Proteins from a genomic interval of Capsicum annuum cultivar UCD-10X-F1 chromosome 4, UCD10Xv1.1, whole genome shotgun sequence:
- the LOC107867256 gene encoding serine carboxypeptidase-like 17 isoform X1, with product MTNLALRKLCWIRNMAKTELCYYYLFLYLLVAELCLQVIAAGSLVKFLPGFQGPLPFALETGYVGVGDVEDVQLFYYFIKSESNPESDPVLLWITGGPGCSALSGLIYEIGPITFEPVEYNGSFPTMILNPYSWTKAASIIFLDFPVGTGFSYAATPAAQQSSDLKSSDHAYQFLHKWFIHHPEFLRNPLYVAGDSYSGMFVPIITQIIAIKNDMEIKPFINLKGYLLGNPLTFKGEDNYEIPYAHGMGLISDEFYESLKINCKGEYLDINPSNAMCLQDVQTFKELLKGINEPHILEPKCEFVSPKPHLLFGQRRSLDEKFHQLKNPEQLPALKCRNDWYKHSYHWADDGQDRDALNIRKDTVGKWERCASNLKYQKTVMSTIPYHASLSSKGYRSLIYSGDHDKVVSFQSTQAWIKSLNYSIVDDWRTWTVDNQVAGYTRSYSNQMTFATVKGAGHTAPEYKPRECLAMLTRWISYQPL from the exons ATGACAAACTTAGCTTTGAGAAAACTTTGTTGGATAAGAAACATGGCAAAAACAGAACTATGTTACTactatttatttttgtatcttcttGTAGCTGAGCTTTGTTTACAGGTTATAGCAGCTGGTTCACTAGTGAAGTTTCTTCCAGGATTTCAAGGACCGCTTCCTTTTGCACTTGAAACTGG GTATGTTGGAGTTGGTGATGTTGAAGATGTGCAACTGTTTTACTATTTTATAAAGTCGGAGTCGAATCCAGAATCAGATCCTGTTCTACTTTGGATCACAGGAGGCCCTGGTTGCTCTGCTCTATCTGGCCTTATCTATGAGATTG GACCAATAACATTTGAGCCAGTAGAATATAATGGGAGTTTCCCTACAATGATACTGAATCCTTACTCATGGACAAAG GCCGCGAGCATTATTTTTCTAGACTTTCCAGTGGGCACTGGATTTTCCTACGCGGCTACTCCAGCAGCTCAACAATCATctgatttaaaatcaagtgatCATGCATATCAGTTCCTTCACAAG TGGTTCATTCATCATCCAGAATTTCTAAGGAATCCATTATATGTTGCTGGAGACTCGTACTCTGGGATGTTTGTTCCTATCATAACTCAAATTATAGCAATTA AAAATGATATGGAAATCAAACCATTTATCAATCTTAAG GGATATTTACTCGGAAATCCGTTGACTTTCAAAGGTGAAGACAATTATGAGATTCCATATGCTCATGGAATGGGACTTATTTCTGATGAATTCTATGAG TCCTTGAAGATCAATTGTAAAGGAGAATACCTTGATATAAATCCAAGCAATGCAATGTGTTTGCAAGATGTTCAAACTTTTAAAGAG CTTCTCAAAGGAATTAATGAACCCCATATTTTGGAGCCCAAATGTGAGTTTGTTTCACCAAAGCCACACTTACTGTTTGGTCAAAGAAGATCTCTTGATGAAAAGTTtcatcaacttaaaaatcctgaACAACTTCCTGCACTAAAATGTCGC AATGATTGGTACAAACATTCTTATCATTGGGCCGATGATGGTCAAGATAGAGACGCCCTCAACATTCGGAAG GATACTGTCGGAAAATGGGAGAGATGTGCAAGTAATTTGAAATACCAAAAGACAGTCATGAGTACCATACCATATCATGCGAGCCTCAGTAGCAAAGGTTACAGATCTCTTATATACAG TGGAGATCATGACAAGGTTGTAAGCTTCCAATCAACTCAAGCATGGATAAAATCTCTTAACTACTCCATTGTTGATGATTGGCGAACTTGGACTGTTGACAATCAAGTTGCCGG TTACACGAGAAGTTACTCTAATCAGATGACATTTGCCACAGTGAAG GGAGCAGGGCATACTGCACCAGAATATAAGCCTCGCGAATGTCTGGCCATGCTCACAAGGTggatatcataccagcccttgtAA
- the LOC107867256 gene encoding serine carboxypeptidase-like 17 isoform X2: protein MTNLALRKLCWIRNMAKTELCYYYLFLYLLVAELCLQVIAAGSLVKFLPGFQGPLPFALETGVSRYVGVGDVEDVQLFYYFIKSESNPESDPVLLWITGGPGCSALSGLIYEIGPITFEPVEYNGSFPTMILNPYSWTKAASIIFLDFPVGTGFSYAATPAAQQSSDLKSSDHAYQFLHKWFIHHPEFLRNPLYVAGDSYSGMFVPIITQIIAIKNDMEIKPFINLKGYLLGNPLTFKGEDNYEIPYAHGMGLISDEFYESLKINCKGEYLDINPSNAMCLQDVQTFKELLKGINEPHILEPKCEFVSPKPHLLFGQRRSLDEKFHQLKNPEQLPALKCRNDWYKHSYHWADDGQDRDALNIRKDTVGKWERCASNLKYQKTVMSTIPYHASLSSKGYRSLIYSGDHDKVVSFQSTQAWIKSLNYSIVDDWRTWTVDNQVAGYTRSYSNQMTFATVKGAGHTAPEYKPRECLAMLTRWISYQPL from the exons ATGACAAACTTAGCTTTGAGAAAACTTTGTTGGATAAGAAACATGGCAAAAACAGAACTATGTTACTactatttatttttgtatcttcttGTAGCTGAGCTTTGTTTACAGGTTATAGCAGCTGGTTCACTAGTGAAGTTTCTTCCAGGATTTCAAGGACCGCTTCCTTTTGCACTTGAAACTGG TGTTTCCAGGTATGTTGGAGTTGGTGATGTTGAAGATGTGCAACTGTTTTACTATTTTATAAAGTCGGAGTCGAATCCAGAATCAGATCCTGTTCTACTTTGGATCACAGGAGGCCCTGGTTGCTCTGCTCTATCTGGCCTTATCTATGAGATTG GACCAATAACATTTGAGCCAGTAGAATATAATGGGAGTTTCCCTACAATGATACTGAATCCTTACTCATGGACAAAG GCCGCGAGCATTATTTTTCTAGACTTTCCAGTGGGCACTGGATTTTCCTACGCGGCTACTCCAGCAGCTCAACAATCATctgatttaaaatcaagtgatCATGCATATCAGTTCCTTCACAAG TGGTTCATTCATCATCCAGAATTTCTAAGGAATCCATTATATGTTGCTGGAGACTCGTACTCTGGGATGTTTGTTCCTATCATAACTCAAATTATAGCAATTA AAAATGATATGGAAATCAAACCATTTATCAATCTTAAG GGATATTTACTCGGAAATCCGTTGACTTTCAAAGGTGAAGACAATTATGAGATTCCATATGCTCATGGAATGGGACTTATTTCTGATGAATTCTATGAG TCCTTGAAGATCAATTGTAAAGGAGAATACCTTGATATAAATCCAAGCAATGCAATGTGTTTGCAAGATGTTCAAACTTTTAAAGAG CTTCTCAAAGGAATTAATGAACCCCATATTTTGGAGCCCAAATGTGAGTTTGTTTCACCAAAGCCACACTTACTGTTTGGTCAAAGAAGATCTCTTGATGAAAAGTTtcatcaacttaaaaatcctgaACAACTTCCTGCACTAAAATGTCGC AATGATTGGTACAAACATTCTTATCATTGGGCCGATGATGGTCAAGATAGAGACGCCCTCAACATTCGGAAG GATACTGTCGGAAAATGGGAGAGATGTGCAAGTAATTTGAAATACCAAAAGACAGTCATGAGTACCATACCATATCATGCGAGCCTCAGTAGCAAAGGTTACAGATCTCTTATATACAG TGGAGATCATGACAAGGTTGTAAGCTTCCAATCAACTCAAGCATGGATAAAATCTCTTAACTACTCCATTGTTGATGATTGGCGAACTTGGACTGTTGACAATCAAGTTGCCGG TTACACGAGAAGTTACTCTAATCAGATGACATTTGCCACAGTGAAG GGAGCAGGGCATACTGCACCAGAATATAAGCCTCGCGAATGTCTGGCCATGCTCACAAGGTggatatcataccagcccttgtAA
- the LOC107867256 gene encoding serine carboxypeptidase-like 18 isoform X4 has translation MRLAASIIFLDFPVGTGFSYAATPAAQQSSDLKSSDHAYQFLHKWFIHHPEFLRNPLYVAGDSYSGMFVPIITQIIAIKNDMEIKPFINLKGYLLGNPLTFKGEDNYEIPYAHGMGLISDEFYESLKINCKGEYLDINPSNAMCLQDVQTFKELLKGINEPHILEPKCEFVSPKPHLLFGQRRSLDEKFHQLKNPEQLPALKCRNDWYKHSYHWADDGQDRDALNIRKDTVGKWERCASNLKYQKTVMSTIPYHASLSSKGYRSLIYSGDHDKVVSFQSTQAWIKSLNYSIVDDWRTWTVDNQVAGYTRSYSNQMTFATVKGAGHTAPEYKPRECLAMLTRWISYQPL, from the exons ATGAGATTG GCCGCGAGCATTATTTTTCTAGACTTTCCAGTGGGCACTGGATTTTCCTACGCGGCTACTCCAGCAGCTCAACAATCATctgatttaaaatcaagtgatCATGCATATCAGTTCCTTCACAAG TGGTTCATTCATCATCCAGAATTTCTAAGGAATCCATTATATGTTGCTGGAGACTCGTACTCTGGGATGTTTGTTCCTATCATAACTCAAATTATAGCAATTA AAAATGATATGGAAATCAAACCATTTATCAATCTTAAG GGATATTTACTCGGAAATCCGTTGACTTTCAAAGGTGAAGACAATTATGAGATTCCATATGCTCATGGAATGGGACTTATTTCTGATGAATTCTATGAG TCCTTGAAGATCAATTGTAAAGGAGAATACCTTGATATAAATCCAAGCAATGCAATGTGTTTGCAAGATGTTCAAACTTTTAAAGAG CTTCTCAAAGGAATTAATGAACCCCATATTTTGGAGCCCAAATGTGAGTTTGTTTCACCAAAGCCACACTTACTGTTTGGTCAAAGAAGATCTCTTGATGAAAAGTTtcatcaacttaaaaatcctgaACAACTTCCTGCACTAAAATGTCGC AATGATTGGTACAAACATTCTTATCATTGGGCCGATGATGGTCAAGATAGAGACGCCCTCAACATTCGGAAG GATACTGTCGGAAAATGGGAGAGATGTGCAAGTAATTTGAAATACCAAAAGACAGTCATGAGTACCATACCATATCATGCGAGCCTCAGTAGCAAAGGTTACAGATCTCTTATATACAG TGGAGATCATGACAAGGTTGTAAGCTTCCAATCAACTCAAGCATGGATAAAATCTCTTAACTACTCCATTGTTGATGATTGGCGAACTTGGACTGTTGACAATCAAGTTGCCGG TTACACGAGAAGTTACTCTAATCAGATGACATTTGCCACAGTGAAG GGAGCAGGGCATACTGCACCAGAATATAAGCCTCGCGAATGTCTGGCCATGCTCACAAGGTggatatcataccagcccttgtAA
- the LOC107867256 gene encoding serine carboxypeptidase-like 18 isoform X3 — MILNPYSWTKAASIIFLDFPVGTGFSYAATPAAQQSSDLKSSDHAYQFLHKWFIHHPEFLRNPLYVAGDSYSGMFVPIITQIIAIKNDMEIKPFINLKGYLLGNPLTFKGEDNYEIPYAHGMGLISDEFYESLKINCKGEYLDINPSNAMCLQDVQTFKELLKGINEPHILEPKCEFVSPKPHLLFGQRRSLDEKFHQLKNPEQLPALKCRNDWYKHSYHWADDGQDRDALNIRKDTVGKWERCASNLKYQKTVMSTIPYHASLSSKGYRSLIYSGDHDKVVSFQSTQAWIKSLNYSIVDDWRTWTVDNQVAGYTRSYSNQMTFATVKGAGHTAPEYKPRECLAMLTRWISYQPL, encoded by the exons ATGATACTGAATCCTTACTCATGGACAAAG GCCGCGAGCATTATTTTTCTAGACTTTCCAGTGGGCACTGGATTTTCCTACGCGGCTACTCCAGCAGCTCAACAATCATctgatttaaaatcaagtgatCATGCATATCAGTTCCTTCACAAG TGGTTCATTCATCATCCAGAATTTCTAAGGAATCCATTATATGTTGCTGGAGACTCGTACTCTGGGATGTTTGTTCCTATCATAACTCAAATTATAGCAATTA AAAATGATATGGAAATCAAACCATTTATCAATCTTAAG GGATATTTACTCGGAAATCCGTTGACTTTCAAAGGTGAAGACAATTATGAGATTCCATATGCTCATGGAATGGGACTTATTTCTGATGAATTCTATGAG TCCTTGAAGATCAATTGTAAAGGAGAATACCTTGATATAAATCCAAGCAATGCAATGTGTTTGCAAGATGTTCAAACTTTTAAAGAG CTTCTCAAAGGAATTAATGAACCCCATATTTTGGAGCCCAAATGTGAGTTTGTTTCACCAAAGCCACACTTACTGTTTGGTCAAAGAAGATCTCTTGATGAAAAGTTtcatcaacttaaaaatcctgaACAACTTCCTGCACTAAAATGTCGC AATGATTGGTACAAACATTCTTATCATTGGGCCGATGATGGTCAAGATAGAGACGCCCTCAACATTCGGAAG GATACTGTCGGAAAATGGGAGAGATGTGCAAGTAATTTGAAATACCAAAAGACAGTCATGAGTACCATACCATATCATGCGAGCCTCAGTAGCAAAGGTTACAGATCTCTTATATACAG TGGAGATCATGACAAGGTTGTAAGCTTCCAATCAACTCAAGCATGGATAAAATCTCTTAACTACTCCATTGTTGATGATTGGCGAACTTGGACTGTTGACAATCAAGTTGCCGG TTACACGAGAAGTTACTCTAATCAGATGACATTTGCCACAGTGAAG GGAGCAGGGCATACTGCACCAGAATATAAGCCTCGCGAATGTCTGGCCATGCTCACAAGGTggatatcataccagcccttgtAA